A single window of Microbacterium oryzae DNA harbors:
- a CDS encoding AzlC family ABC transporter permease, with amino-acid sequence MTRTPDVQSAWRQGMAVSAATGLYGISFGALGVAAGLDVWQTCVLSLLMFTGGSQFAFVGVIASGGLAAAPSAIASAALLGVRNAVYAVRMNPLVGGGWGRRLLAATFTIDESTAVALAHRTPEGRRAGFWVTGVGIYLAWNLMTLVGALVGDVLGDVRAYGLDAAAAAAMLGLLWPRLRDRQAVAVGVAAAVVATATTPALPAGLPVLAAALVAVVVGWTNAFGRRGAEHA; translated from the coding sequence ATGACCCGCACGCCCGATGTCCAGAGCGCCTGGCGGCAGGGGATGGCCGTGTCCGCGGCCACGGGGCTGTACGGCATCTCCTTCGGCGCGCTCGGCGTCGCGGCCGGCCTCGACGTGTGGCAGACCTGCGTGCTGAGCCTGCTGATGTTCACCGGCGGATCGCAGTTCGCGTTCGTCGGGGTCATCGCCTCGGGCGGCCTCGCCGCGGCGCCCTCCGCCATCGCCTCCGCCGCCCTCCTGGGCGTGCGGAACGCCGTCTACGCGGTGCGCATGAACCCGCTCGTCGGGGGTGGCTGGGGGCGTCGGCTGCTGGCGGCGACGTTCACGATCGACGAGTCCACGGCCGTCGCGCTCGCGCACCGCACGCCCGAGGGGCGCCGAGCGGGCTTCTGGGTCACGGGCGTCGGCATCTACCTCGCGTGGAACCTCATGACGCTCGTCGGCGCCCTCGTGGGCGACGTGCTCGGCGACGTCCGCGCGTACGGTCTCGACGCGGCGGCGGCGGCGGCGATGCTCGGGCTGCTGTGGCCGCGTCTGCGCGACCGGCAGGCCGTCGCCGTCGGCGTCGCGGCGGCCGTGGTGGCGACCGCCACGACGCCCGCGCTGCCCGCGGGGCTCCCGGTTCTCGCAGCGGCTCTCGTCGCGGTCGTCGTGGGCTGGACGAACGCGTTCGGACGACGAGGAGCAGAACACGCATGA
- a CDS encoding AzlD domain-containing protein — protein MTMWTPILLAAVACAALKLVGYAIPPRWFDAARPARIVDLLTVALLGALVATQTLGAGQAIRLDARLPAIAVALALLRMRAPFLVVVVGAAVAAALLRALGWAA, from the coding sequence ATGACGATGTGGACGCCGATCCTCCTGGCGGCGGTCGCGTGCGCGGCGCTGAAGCTCGTGGGCTACGCCATCCCGCCGCGCTGGTTCGACGCCGCGCGACCCGCGCGCATCGTCGACCTCCTCACGGTCGCCCTCCTCGGCGCGCTCGTGGCGACCCAGACCCTGGGAGCGGGGCAGGCCATCCGGCTCGACGCGCGTCTGCCGGCGATCGCCGTCGCACTCGCGCTGCTGCGGATGCGCGCGCCGTTCCTCGTCGTCGTGGTGGGTGCGGCGGTCGCGGCCGCGCTGCTGCGCGCGCTGGGCTGGGCGGCCTGA
- a CDS encoding histidinol dehydrogenase, producing MGMDRLAHVITWLVALLAGAVFGVAGTIGHAYTWGVLPVGMALAAIACAGLLAALRLLTDDRWSALAAGLGMLAALTIYSGRGPGGSVVVPMPAPGDFPYGYVWTFLLAGIVLVAVAWPDMAKLRALSERTRAA from the coding sequence ATGGGAATGGACCGCCTCGCGCACGTCATCACCTGGCTCGTCGCGCTGCTCGCCGGCGCCGTGTTCGGGGTCGCCGGCACGATCGGCCACGCGTACACGTGGGGCGTGCTCCCGGTCGGGATGGCCCTGGCCGCGATCGCGTGCGCGGGCCTCCTCGCCGCGCTGCGACTGCTCACCGACGACCGCTGGTCCGCCCTCGCGGCCGGACTCGGGATGCTCGCGGCCCTGACGATCTACTCGGGCCGCGGTCCGGGGGGATCGGTCGTCGTCCCGATGCCGGCGCCGGGGGACTTCCCCTACGGATACGTGTGGACCTTCCTGCTCGCGGGCATCGTGCTCGTCGCCGTCGCCTGGCCCGACATGGCGAAGCTGCGCGCCCTCTCCGAGCGCACCCGCGCAGCTTAG
- the fdxA gene encoding ferredoxin: protein MTYVIALPCVDVKDRACIDECPVDCIYEGERSLYIHPDECVDCGACEPVCPVEAIYYEDDLPDEWQDYYKANVEFFDDIGSPGGASKVGVIPKDHPVIAALPPQGE, encoded by the coding sequence GTGACTTACGTGATCGCCCTTCCCTGCGTGGACGTCAAGGACCGCGCCTGCATCGATGAGTGCCCGGTGGACTGCATCTACGAGGGCGAGCGGTCGCTGTACATCCACCCCGACGAGTGCGTGGACTGCGGCGCCTGCGAGCCGGTGTGCCCGGTCGAGGCGATCTACTACGAAGACGACCTGCCCGACGAGTGGCAGGACTACTACAAGGCGAACGTGGAGTTCTTCGACGACATCGGATCCCCCGGCGGCGCGTCGAAGGTCGGCGTGATCCCCAAGGACCACCCGGTCATCGCCGCCCTCCCGCCGCAGGGCGAGTAG
- the dapC gene encoding succinyldiaminopimelate transaminase encodes MGVRDLADYPWDAVVPFRERAAAHPGGLVDLSIGSPVDPTPEVVRRALTEATDAHAYPQTVGTPALREAIVEWYARRRGVDDLAPRNVLPTIGSKELVALLPTLLGLGPGDIVVHPRAAYPTYEVGARVAGATAMAADDPAEWPEGAKLIWINTPGNPDGRTWSVEELAVAVSRARELGAVLASDECYAELGWDGRWADERVPSVLDPRATGGSRANLLSVYSLSKQSNLAGYRAAFVAGCARIVGDLLTARKHLGLMPPAPVQHAMAVALRDDAHVTEQKERYRARRETLRPAIEAAGFRIDRSEAGLYLWATEGRDAWDSMGRLADLGILAGPGVFYGPHFPHHVRFSLTATDERIAEAARRLASS; translated from the coding sequence ATGGGCGTCCGGGACCTCGCCGACTACCCCTGGGACGCCGTCGTCCCGTTTCGCGAACGTGCGGCCGCCCATCCCGGCGGTCTCGTCGATCTCTCGATCGGCTCGCCCGTCGACCCGACGCCGGAGGTCGTGCGCAGGGCGCTGACCGAGGCGACCGACGCGCACGCCTACCCGCAGACGGTGGGGACGCCCGCCCTTCGCGAGGCGATCGTCGAATGGTACGCGCGGCGTCGAGGCGTGGACGACCTCGCCCCGCGGAACGTCCTGCCGACGATCGGCTCCAAGGAGCTGGTGGCGCTGCTGCCGACCCTGCTGGGTCTCGGCCCGGGCGACATCGTCGTGCACCCCCGCGCGGCCTACCCGACGTACGAGGTCGGCGCGCGGGTCGCGGGCGCGACCGCGATGGCGGCGGACGACCCGGCCGAGTGGCCGGAAGGCGCGAAACTCATCTGGATCAACACCCCGGGCAATCCCGACGGGCGCACGTGGAGCGTCGAGGAGCTCGCGGTCGCCGTGAGCCGGGCGCGCGAGCTCGGCGCCGTGCTCGCGAGCGACGAGTGCTACGCCGAGCTGGGGTGGGATGGCCGGTGGGCGGATGAGCGCGTCCCGTCGGTTCTCGACCCGCGGGCGACGGGCGGCAGCCGCGCGAATCTCCTCAGCGTGTACTCGCTGAGCAAGCAGTCGAACCTCGCGGGATACCGGGCGGCGTTCGTCGCCGGCTGCGCGCGCATCGTCGGCGACCTCCTCACCGCGCGCAAGCACCTGGGCCTCATGCCGCCCGCGCCGGTCCAGCACGCGATGGCGGTCGCCCTCCGCGACGACGCGCACGTGACGGAGCAGAAGGAGCGGTACCGTGCGCGCCGCGAGACGCTCCGCCCGGCGATCGAGGCCGCCGGCTTCCGGATCGACCGCAGCGAGGCGGGGCTGTACCTGTGGGCGACCGAGGGGCGCGACGCCTGGGACTCGATGGGTCGGCTCGCCGATCTCGGGATCCTCGCGGGACCGGGGGTCTTCTACGGGCCGCACTTCCCGCACCACGTGCGCTTCTCGCTCACCGCGACCGACGAGCGGATCGCGGAAGCCGCCCGCCGGCTCGCGTCCTCGTAG
- a CDS encoding citrate synthase, with product MSDAGIPADKATLTIGDRTAEFPVLQGSSGLPSIDISTLMRQTGHTTLDYGFVNTASTQSAVTYIDGDQGILRYRGYPIDQLAKNSSFLEVAWLLIYGELPNAAELADFDERIRRHTLLHEDLKRFFSALPDGAHPMAVLSSAVSALSTYYEHQSDPANPEHVELNIVRLLAKLPVIAAYAHKKSIGQAFLYPDNSLSFVDNFLRLNFGVMSEPYEVNPVMSRALERLLILHEDHEQNASTSTVRLVGSTGADQFASVSAGIHALSGPLHGGANEAVLKMLAQIRDSGQGVQRFVERVKNKEDGVKLMGFGHRVYKNYDPRAKLVKESADEVLTALGVTDPLLDLAKELEEIALQDDYFRERRLYPNVDFYTGVIYKAMGFPTRMFTVLFAMGRLPGWLAHWRELTLDPKTKIGRPQQLFTGATERQYPSA from the coding sequence GTGAGCGACGCGGGAATCCCGGCCGATAAGGCCACCCTCACGATCGGCGACAGGACGGCTGAGTTCCCGGTCCTGCAGGGCAGCTCGGGACTTCCCAGCATCGACATCTCGACGCTCATGCGTCAGACCGGCCACACGACCCTCGACTACGGGTTCGTGAACACGGCCTCGACGCAGTCCGCCGTGACGTACATCGACGGCGACCAGGGTATCCTGCGCTACCGCGGCTATCCGATCGACCAGCTCGCGAAGAACTCGAGCTTCCTCGAGGTCGCCTGGCTGCTCATCTACGGCGAGCTGCCGAACGCCGCGGAGCTCGCGGACTTCGACGAGCGCATCCGCCGTCACACGCTGCTGCACGAGGACCTCAAGCGCTTCTTCTCCGCGCTGCCCGACGGCGCGCACCCCATGGCCGTGCTGTCGTCGGCCGTCTCTGCGCTCTCGACCTACTACGAGCACCAGTCCGACCCGGCGAACCCCGAGCACGTCGAGCTCAACATCGTCCGCCTGCTCGCGAAGCTGCCCGTCATCGCGGCGTACGCGCACAAGAAGTCGATCGGGCAGGCGTTCCTGTACCCGGACAACTCGCTGAGCTTCGTGGACAACTTCCTCCGCCTGAACTTCGGCGTCATGAGCGAGCCGTACGAGGTGAACCCGGTGATGTCGCGAGCGCTCGAGCGCCTGCTCATCCTGCACGAGGACCACGAGCAGAACGCGTCCACGTCGACCGTGCGCCTGGTCGGCTCGACGGGCGCCGACCAGTTCGCGTCGGTCTCCGCCGGCATCCACGCGCTCTCCGGCCCGCTGCACGGCGGCGCCAACGAGGCCGTGCTCAAGATGCTGGCGCAGATCCGCGACTCGGGTCAGGGCGTGCAGCGCTTCGTCGAGCGCGTGAAGAACAAGGAAGACGGCGTGAAGCTCATGGGCTTCGGGCATCGCGTCTACAAGAATTACGACCCGCGCGCGAAGCTCGTCAAGGAGTCGGCCGACGAGGTGCTCACCGCGCTCGGCGTCACCGACCCGCTGCTCGACCTCGCGAAGGAGCTCGAGGAGATCGCCCTCCAGGACGACTACTTCCGCGAGCGTCGCCTGTACCCGAACGTCGACTTCTACACGGGCGTCATCTACAAGGCGATGGGCTTCCCCACGCGGATGTTCACCGTGCTGTTCGCGATGGGACGCCTGCCGGGCTGGCTCGCGCACTGGCGCGAGCTCACGCTCGACCCGAAGACGAAGATCGGGCGTCCGCAGCAGCTGTTCACGGGAGCGACGGAGCGGCAGTACCCGTCGGCGTGA
- the dapD gene encoding 2,3,4,5-tetrahydropyridine-2,6-dicarboxylate N-succinyltransferase — translation MSDERRVWGIGLATVAGDGTVLDTWYGELGTGAAGDSAEALARLAGLAGGDERRAVSTEPVSIEIDLDAAPASTPDAYLRLHALSHRLVRPNELNLDGIFAHLPNVAWTNAGPMRPEDLARLRPALQQAGIQVQSLDKFPRLTDYVLPPGVRIADASRVRLGAHLSPGTTVMHEGFVNFNAGTLGASMVEGRISQGVVVGDGSDIGGGASVMGTLSGGGTHRVSIGARTLLGANAGIGISLGDDCVVEAGLYVTAGTKVALVDEAPTADGRPRFVKAASLHGADGLLFLRNSTTGAVEVRRRRGAGATLNEALHA, via the coding sequence ATGAGCGATGAACGAAGGGTCTGGGGCATCGGCCTCGCGACGGTCGCCGGCGACGGCACCGTCCTCGACACGTGGTACGGCGAGCTCGGCACGGGCGCGGCGGGCGACAGCGCCGAGGCGCTCGCGCGTCTCGCGGGTCTCGCGGGCGGCGATGAGCGCCGCGCGGTCTCGACCGAGCCGGTGAGCATCGAGATCGACCTCGATGCGGCGCCCGCGTCCACTCCCGACGCGTATCTGCGGCTGCACGCCCTCTCGCACCGTCTCGTGCGCCCCAACGAGCTGAACCTCGACGGCATCTTCGCGCACCTGCCGAACGTGGCGTGGACCAACGCGGGCCCGATGCGCCCGGAGGACCTCGCGCGCCTGCGTCCCGCACTCCAGCAGGCCGGCATCCAGGTGCAGTCCCTCGACAAGTTTCCGCGGCTGACCGACTACGTGCTGCCCCCGGGTGTGCGCATCGCCGATGCCTCGCGCGTGCGGCTGGGCGCGCACCTCTCCCCCGGCACCACCGTGATGCACGAGGGCTTCGTGAACTTCAACGCCGGCACCCTCGGCGCCTCGATGGTCGAGGGCCGCATCTCGCAGGGCGTCGTCGTCGGCGACGGCAGCGACATCGGCGGCGGCGCCTCGGTCATGGGCACGCTCTCCGGCGGCGGCACGCACCGGGTGTCGATCGGCGCGCGCACGCTGCTCGGCGCGAACGCCGGCATCGGCATCTCGCTCGGCGACGACTGCGTCGTGGAGGCGGGTCTGTACGTCACCGCGGGCACGAAGGTCGCGCTCGTCGACGAGGCGCCGACGGCGGATGGCCGCCCGCGCTTCGTGAAGGCCGCGTCGCTGCACGGCGCCGACGGCCTGCTGTTCCTGCGCAACTCGACGACCGGGGCCGTGGAGGTGCGGCGTCGTCGCGGCGCCGGCGCCACCCTCAACGAGGCGCTGCACGCCTGA
- the dapE gene encoding succinyl-diaminopimelate desuccinylase — protein sequence MPTLDLSSSAADITRAICDIPSVSDDERALADAIEAAIRPLPHLEVHRDGDTIVARTALGRAQRVVIAGHIDTVPVNANLPTRDVEIDGEAFIWGRGTVDMKAGTAVQLKLAAELADPVVDVTWIWYDHEEVDASRSGLTRLAASRPDLFAGDFAILGEPSNGQVEGGCNGTLRVVVRTHGRRAHSARAWMGENAIHAAAPVLARLAAYRPQEIVVDGLAYREGLNAVRISGGVAGNVIPDACEVEVNFRFAPSRSGEEAVAHVREVLEGFEVEVTDLAEGARPGLDAPIAQEFVRAVGAEPRPKYGWTDVARFSALGVPAVNYGPGDPSLAHHDEERVAVAQIESVERSLRAWLTAG from the coding sequence ATGCCGACGCTCGATCTGTCCTCCTCCGCCGCCGACATCACCCGGGCGATCTGCGACATCCCGAGCGTCTCGGACGACGAGCGCGCGCTCGCGGACGCGATCGAGGCGGCCATCCGCCCCCTGCCGCACCTCGAGGTGCATCGCGACGGCGACACCATCGTGGCCCGCACCGCCCTCGGGCGCGCGCAGCGCGTGGTCATCGCCGGGCACATCGACACCGTCCCGGTGAATGCGAACCTCCCCACCCGCGACGTCGAGATCGACGGCGAGGCGTTCATCTGGGGGCGCGGCACCGTCGACATGAAGGCCGGAACCGCGGTGCAGCTCAAGCTCGCCGCCGAGCTCGCCGATCCCGTCGTCGACGTGACGTGGATCTGGTACGACCACGAGGAGGTCGACGCCTCGCGCAGCGGGCTCACGCGACTGGCCGCGAGCCGCCCCGACCTGTTCGCCGGCGACTTCGCGATCCTCGGCGAGCCGTCGAACGGGCAGGTGGAGGGCGGCTGCAACGGCACCCTCCGCGTCGTCGTGCGCACACACGGGCGCCGCGCGCACTCGGCCAGGGCCTGGATGGGCGAGAACGCCATCCACGCGGCCGCTCCCGTGCTCGCGCGGCTCGCGGCGTACCGGCCGCAGGAGATCGTCGTCGACGGCCTCGCCTACCGCGAGGGCCTGAACGCCGTGCGCATCTCCGGAGGCGTGGCGGGCAACGTCATCCCCGACGCCTGCGAGGTGGAGGTGAACTTCCGCTTCGCCCCCAGCCGCTCGGGCGAGGAGGCGGTGGCTCACGTGCGCGAGGTGCTCGAGGGCTTCGAGGTGGAGGTCACCGACCTCGCCGAGGGCGCCCGCCCGGGGCTGGATGCGCCGATCGCCCAGGAGTTCGTGCGCGCGGTCGGCGCCGAGCCGCGCCCGAAGTACGGCTGGACCGACGTCGCGCGCTTCTCCGCGCTGGGCGTGCCGGCGGTGAACTACGGCCCCGGCGACCCGAGCCTCGCGCACCACGACGAGGAGCGCGTGGCGGTCGCGCAGATCGAGAGCGTGGAGCGGAGCCTGCGCGCGTGGCTGACGGCCGGCTGA
- a CDS encoding DUF3117 domain-containing protein → MAAMKPRTGDGPMEAVKEGRLIIVRVPLEGGGRLVVSVNDEEARELYGVLGDVVNA, encoded by the coding sequence ATGGCAGCGATGAAGCCGAGAACCGGAGACGGACCCATGGAGGCCGTGAAGGAGGGGCGCCTCATCATCGTGCGCGTCCCGCTCGAAGGGGGCGGGCGGCTGGTCGTCTCCGTCAATGACGAGGAGGCTCGGGAGCTGTACGGCGTCCTGGGCGACGTCGTGAACGCCTAG
- a CDS encoding O-methyltransferase, with translation MSELDAVARFARETVVEPDHIARARQHALELGAAPISAAVGAQCAVVAAATGARAIIEIGTGAGVSGLWMLHGAPRAVLTTIDNEPEHLSAAREAFQHARVPMARARLITGRASDVLPRMNDAAYDIVLIDADAANVIDYVEHGLRLARPGGTVLVPRVLNGGRVADPVQRDPITRSYRTLLQETQASPAVIAALSTVEEGLLQLYVSSRA, from the coding sequence ATGAGCGAACTGGACGCCGTCGCGCGCTTCGCCCGCGAGACCGTCGTGGAACCCGACCACATCGCTCGTGCGCGTCAGCACGCGCTCGAGCTCGGCGCCGCGCCCATCAGCGCCGCCGTCGGCGCGCAGTGCGCGGTGGTCGCCGCCGCCACCGGCGCCCGCGCGATCATCGAGATCGGCACCGGCGCGGGGGTCTCCGGCCTGTGGATGCTGCACGGCGCCCCGCGCGCGGTGCTGACCACCATCGACAACGAGCCCGAGCACCTCTCGGCGGCGCGCGAGGCCTTCCAGCACGCGCGCGTGCCCATGGCGCGCGCGCGTCTCATCACCGGGCGCGCATCCGATGTGCTCCCCCGCATGAACGATGCGGCATACGACATCGTCCTCATCGACGCCGATGCGGCGAACGTCATCGACTACGTCGAGCACGGCCTGCGGCTGGCCCGACCGGGCGGCACGGTCCTCGTGCCGCGCGTGCTGAACGGCGGGCGCGTGGCCGACCCGGTGCAGCGCGACCCGATCACGCGCAGCTACCGCACGCTGCTGCAGGAGACGCAGGCGTCGCCCGCCGTCATCGCCGCCCTCTCCACGGTCGAGGAAGGGCTCCTGCAGCTGTACGTGTCTTCCCGGGCATGA
- a CDS encoding Sec-independent protein translocase TatB, translating into MFFGLTIEKVMVIGVIAALIIGPERLPRYAEALAQFTRRTREWVQGARTRVKDEMGEDLDDVDWRKLDPRQYDPRRIIREALLDDAPPPPAPTRTAVRRTTPLARRTFTADAPPPFDSEAT; encoded by the coding sequence ATGTTCTTCGGGCTGACCATCGAGAAGGTGATGGTGATCGGCGTCATCGCCGCTCTCATCATCGGTCCCGAGCGGCTGCCCCGGTATGCGGAGGCGCTCGCGCAGTTCACCCGGCGCACGCGCGAGTGGGTGCAGGGCGCGCGCACGCGCGTGAAGGACGAGATGGGCGAGGACCTCGACGACGTGGATTGGCGCAAGCTCGATCCGCGTCAGTACGACCCGCGTCGCATCATCCGCGAGGCTCTCCTCGACGACGCGCCGCCGCCTCCCGCGCCGACGAGGACCGCGGTGCGGCGGACCACCCCGCTCGCGCGGCGCACGTTCACCGCCGACGCGCCCCCGCCGTTCGACTCCGAAGCGACCTGA
- a CDS encoding Mrp/NBP35 family ATP-binding protein, whose translation MSAEQVVDAVRAAVGRVSDPELRRPLSELDMVREVRADGGAVRVEIALTIVGCPAADRIEQDVRAAAERAAGSTPVALEIGVMTPAQRKALTERLRGSRAMPFGPDSLTRVIAVTSGKGGVGKSTVTANLAVALAQHGLKVGLIDADVHGFSIPALLGLSVDGVAPSPTQVGDLILPPVAHGVKAISIGMFLQRPDEAVAWRGPMLHRTVQQFLTDVFFGDIDVLLIDMPPGTGDIAISVGQLLPHADVLVVTTPQAAASDVAVRSGLVARQTGQKVIGVIENMAALTLPDGSSLALFGEGGGQAVAAALSSAEAEVPLLASIPLSPALRQGGDAGDPVVVSHPDDVAARAIAGVAARLAAEPRRLAGRRLPVSLA comes from the coding sequence ATGAGCGCTGAGCAGGTCGTCGACGCCGTCCGCGCCGCCGTCGGCCGCGTGTCCGACCCGGAGCTGCGCCGGCCCCTGTCGGAGCTGGACATGGTGCGCGAGGTGCGCGCGGACGGCGGCGCCGTGCGCGTGGAGATCGCCCTCACGATCGTCGGATGCCCGGCGGCCGACCGGATCGAGCAGGACGTGCGCGCGGCCGCCGAGCGCGCGGCGGGATCGACCCCGGTCGCGCTGGAGATCGGCGTCATGACGCCCGCGCAGCGGAAGGCGCTCACCGAGCGCCTCCGCGGCAGCCGCGCCATGCCGTTCGGTCCGGACTCGCTCACGCGCGTCATCGCCGTCACGAGCGGCAAGGGCGGCGTCGGCAAGTCGACCGTGACCGCCAACCTCGCCGTCGCGCTCGCGCAGCACGGGCTGAAGGTGGGCCTCATCGACGCCGACGTGCACGGCTTCTCCATCCCCGCGCTCCTGGGGCTCTCCGTCGACGGCGTCGCGCCGTCGCCCACCCAGGTCGGCGACCTCATCCTCCCGCCCGTCGCGCACGGCGTGAAGGCGATCTCGATCGGGATGTTCCTGCAGCGCCCCGACGAGGCGGTGGCGTGGCGCGGGCCGATGCTGCATCGCACGGTCCAGCAGTTCCTCACCGACGTGTTCTTCGGCGACATCGACGTGCTCCTCATCGACATGCCGCCGGGCACGGGCGACATCGCCATCTCGGTGGGTCAGCTCCTCCCGCACGCCGACGTGCTCGTCGTGACGACGCCGCAGGCCGCCGCATCCGACGTCGCCGTGCGCAGCGGTCTGGTGGCCCGGCAGACCGGGCAGAAGGTGATCGGCGTTATCGAGAACATGGCCGCGCTCACCCTCCCCGACGGCAGTTCGCTCGCGCTGTTCGGCGAGGGCGGCGGCCAGGCCGTCGCAGCGGCGCTCTCGTCGGCCGAGGCCGAGGTGCCGCTGCTGGCGTCGATTCCCCTCAGTCCCGCGCTCCGCCAGGGCGGGGACGCGGGCGACCCGGTCGTGGTGTCGCACCCGGACGACGTCGCCGCACGCGCGATCGCGGGCGTCGCGGCACGCCTGGCCGCAGAGCCCCGGCGCCTGGCCGGTCGCCGGCTGCCGGTCTCGCTCGCCTGA
- a CDS encoding DUF1003 domain-containing protein, with the protein MARASEMRGRRPRIDTAYDGRDRDRFGRATEWIARAMGTPWFLIGLTLFCAAWMAWNSLMPEGWRFDSAALGFTALTLVLSLQASYAAPLILLAQNRQDDRDRVGMEQDRQRAERNLADTEYLAREIVALRMALTEVEERMVSRDVLRDELRSLLDRLDERDGRADADEARDER; encoded by the coding sequence ATGGCGCGCGCATCCGAGATGCGGGGCCGCCGCCCCCGCATCGACACCGCCTACGACGGCCGCGACCGCGACCGCTTCGGCCGCGCCACCGAGTGGATCGCCCGCGCGATGGGCACGCCCTGGTTCCTCATCGGGCTCACCCTGTTCTGCGCCGCCTGGATGGCGTGGAACTCGCTCATGCCGGAGGGCTGGCGCTTCGACTCGGCGGCCCTCGGCTTCACCGCGCTCACGCTCGTCCTCTCGCTGCAGGCGTCGTACGCGGCGCCCCTCATCCTGCTCGCGCAGAACCGCCAGGACGATCGCGACCGCGTGGGCATGGAGCAGGATCGCCAGCGCGCCGAGCGGAACCTCGCCGACACCGAGTACCTCGCCCGGGAGATCGTGGCGCTGCGGATGGCCCTCACGGAGGTCGAGGAGCGCATGGTCTCGCGCGACGTGCTGCGCGACGAGCTCCGCTCGCTGCTCGACCGGCTCGACGAGCGGGATGGCCGGGCGGACGCCGACGAGGCTCGCGATGAGCGCTGA
- a CDS encoding magnesium transporter MgtE N-terminal domain-containing protein, translated as MSTQRVFVARLAGCPVFDPTGDRLGRVRDVVVVYRSTGAPSVIGLVCEIPGRRHVFVAIGRITSIAQGQVITTGLINVRRFQPRAEEVRVMAELIGRRVHFKDGSGSATIEDVAIEPNRIGEWSVGQLFLRKPKTSASPFAKGPTTFAPWSQVREHHTPGEAQSAEHLAASYAELRAADLANTLLDLPEERMIEVAEELSDDRLADALEEMPEDDQVHILEKLGDARAANVLDAMDPDDAADLLAELAPQRSEELLDLMEPEEAEDVRMLLRYGADTAGGLMTTEPIILPADATIAEALALIRRHELHPALAASVYVTLPPYETPTGRFLGAVHFQRMLRYPPHERIGAILDDTIEAVPVTGSASEVARRLASYDLVALPVTDAAHRLVGAVTVDDVLDYLLPEDWRSQDPDEEIPRSPATGSIPTVRR; from the coding sequence GTGAGTACGCAGAGGGTGTTCGTGGCGCGCCTGGCCGGGTGCCCTGTCTTCGACCCCACCGGCGACCGGCTCGGTCGGGTCCGCGACGTCGTCGTCGTGTATCGAAGTACGGGTGCTCCGAGCGTCATCGGCCTCGTGTGCGAGATCCCGGGCCGTCGCCACGTGTTCGTCGCGATCGGCCGCATCACCTCCATCGCGCAGGGCCAGGTCATCACGACCGGCCTCATCAACGTGCGCCGCTTCCAGCCGCGCGCCGAGGAGGTGCGGGTGATGGCCGAGCTCATCGGCCGCCGCGTGCACTTCAAGGACGGCAGTGGGTCGGCCACGATCGAGGACGTCGCTATCGAGCCGAACCGCATCGGCGAGTGGTCGGTCGGGCAGCTCTTCCTGCGCAAGCCGAAGACCAGCGCGTCGCCGTTCGCCAAGGGGCCGACGACGTTCGCGCCGTGGAGCCAGGTGCGCGAGCACCACACGCCGGGCGAGGCGCAGTCCGCCGAGCACCTGGCCGCGAGCTACGCCGAGCTGCGCGCGGCCGATCTGGCGAACACCCTGCTCGATCTGCCCGAGGAGCGGATGATCGAGGTGGCCGAGGAGCTCTCCGACGACCGCCTCGCCGACGCCCTCGAGGAGATGCCCGAGGACGACCAGGTGCACATCCTCGAGAAGCTCGGCGACGCCCGCGCGGCGAACGTGCTCGACGCCATGGACCCCGACGACGCCGCCGACCTCCTCGCCGAGCTCGCCCCGCAGCGCAGCGAGGAGCTCCTCGACCTCATGGAGCCCGAGGAGGCGGAGGACGTCCGCATGCTGCTGCGCTACGGCGCCGACACCGCGGGCGGCCTCATGACGACCGAGCCGATCATCCTGCCGGCGGACGCGACCATCGCCGAGGCGCTCGCGCTCATCCGGCGCCATGAGCTGCACCCCGCCCTCGCCGCGAGCGTGTACGTCACGCTGCCGCCGTACGAGACCCCGACCGGACGGTTCCTCGGCGCCGTGCACTTCCAGCGCATGCTCCGCTACCCGCCCCACGAGCGGATCGGGGCCATCCTCGACGACACCATCGAGGCCGTGCCGGTGACCGGCTCGGCGTCGGAGGTCGCGCGTCGGCTCGCGAGCTACGACCTCGTCGCCCTCCCCGTGACCGACGCCGCGCACCGGCTCGTCGGCGCGGTGACCGTCGACGACGTGCTCGACTACCTCCTCCCGGAGGACTGGCGCTCGCAGGACCCCGATGAGGAGATCCCGCGGAGCCCCGCGACCGGCTCGATCCCGACGGTGCGCCGGTGA